From a region of the Zingiber officinale cultivar Zhangliang chromosome 4B, Zo_v1.1, whole genome shotgun sequence genome:
- the LOC121974881 gene encoding protein disulfide isomerase-like 1-4, protein MATRRSLPALAILSLVLFHAVLASHAASAGKGGADLDHDEEDLSFLEEEDDGSAAAHPDNAFEHHSDESYSETEDEVEYDENYTDEGFDEADHGTHESTPAIDETDVVVLSDGNFSDFVSKHRHVMVEFYAPWCGHCKALSPEYAAAATALREEDVVLAKVDATEENELAQRFDVQGFPTVIFLIDGVHKDYTGQRNKDAIITWIKKKIGPGVQNITTIEEAEKILTSEDKVVLGFIDTLVGTESEVLSAASKLEDGVNFYQTSNPDIAKLFHIDPNAKRPSLVLLKKEEEKISYYDGEFGKSEIVDFVFSNKLPLVTTFTRDSAPEIFENPIKKQLLLFATSNDTKKVMPAFEGAAKFFKGKLIFVYVEMDNEDVGKPVSEYFGVAESPKVLGYTGNEDAKKFVLDGEINIDNVKKFAEDFVEDSLKPFYKSDPIPLTNDGDVKIVVGNNFDDIVLDESKDVLLEIYAPWCGHCQALEPTYNKLAKHVRGIKSLVIAKMDGTTNEHPRAKSDGFPTLLFFPAGNKSFEPITVDTDRTLKALYKFIKKHAAIPFKLQRPASAAKEDASAIIEETPMPTTEKSATTDVKDEL, encoded by the exons ATGGCGACTCGAAGATCCCTGCCTGCCCTCGCGATCTTGTCTCTCGTACTCTTCCACGCTGTCCTCGCCTCTCACGCCGCTTCCGCTGGCAAGGGAGGCGCCGATCTGGACCACGATGAGGAGGACCTCAGCTTCCTCGAGGAGGAGGACGACGGATCCGCCGCCGCCCATCCCGACAATGCCTTCGAACACCACTCCGATGAGTCGTATTCGGAGACGGAAGACGAAGTCGAGTACGATGAGAACTATACGGACGAAGGCTTTGACGAAGCCGACCACGGAACTCACGAATCCACGCCCGCGATCGACGAGACCGACGTTGTGGTGCTCTCTGATGGCAACTTCAGCGACTTCGTGTCCAAGCACAGACATGTGATGGTGGAGTTCTACGCGCCGTGGTGCGGGCACTGCAAAGCCCTCTCTCCGGAGTACGCCGCGGCGGCCACGGCGTTACGCGAGGAGGACGTGGTTCTCGCCAAGGTTGACGCCACGGAGGAGAACGAGCTTGCGCAGCGCTTTGATGTTCAGGGTTTTCCCACCGTGATTTTCCTCATCGACGGCGTCCACAAGGACTACACCGGACAGAGAAATAA GGACGCAATTATCacctggatcaagaagaagatcgGGCCAGGAGTCCAAAATATAACTACCATTGAGGAGGCAGAAAAGATCCTGACTTCTGAAGACAAAGTTGTCTTGGGCTTTATTGACACGTTGGTG GGCACTGAAAGTGAGGTGCTTTCTGCTGCTTCAAAACTGGAAGATGGTGTCAACTTTTACCAAACTTCCAATCCTGATATTGCAAAGCTTTTTCACATTGATCCCAATGCTAAACGTCCTTCTTTGGTATTATtgaaaaaggaggaagaaaagatatCCTACTATG ATGGTGAATTCGGTAAGTCAGAAATTGTTGATTTTGTATTTTCCAACAAGCTTCCATTGGTGACTACCTTTACAAGGGACTCTGCTccagaaatttttgaaaatcctaTCAAAAAACAG cTTTTGCTTTTCGCTACTTCAAATGATACTAAGAAAGTCATGCCAGCATTTGAGGGGGCTGCAAAATTCTTCAAGGGAAAG CTCATCTTCGTATATGTGGAGATGGATAATGAGGATGTTGGCAAACCAGTGTCAGAATACTTTGGCGTGGCTGAATCTCCAAAG GTTTTGGGATACACAGGAAATGAAGATGCTAAGAAGTTTGTCCTTGATGGTGAAATCAACATTGATAATGTGAAG AAATTTGCCGAGGATTTTGTGGAAGACAGCCTTAAGCCCTTTTACAAGTCTGACCCAATACCCCTGACT AATGATGGAGATGTGAAAATTGTTGTTGGAAATAACTTTGATGACATTGTATTGGATGAATCCAAGGATGTTCTTCTCGAG ATCTATGCACCTTGGTGTGGACATTGCCAAGCACTAGAACCAACATATAACAAGCTTGCCAAGCATGTCCGGGGCATTAAATCTCTAGTGATAGCGAAGATGGATGGTACCACAAATGAGCACCCTCGAGCCAAG AGTGATGGCTTCCCAACACTCCTCTTCTTCCCAGCAGGAAACAAGAGTTTTGAACCT ATCACAGTGGACACAGATAGAACACTCAAGGCGTTGTATAAGTTCATCAAGAAGCATGCAGCAATCCCATTTAAGCTCCAGAGGCCAGCATCAGCTGCAAAAGAAGACGCATCAGCAATAATAGAAGAAACCCCAATGCCAACAACTGAGAAGAGTGCCACTACTGATGTGAAAGATGAACTATAG